A window of Fundulus heteroclitus isolate FHET01 chromosome 15, MU-UCD_Fhet_4.1, whole genome shotgun sequence contains these coding sequences:
- the emc7 gene encoding ER membrane protein complex subunit 7, whose amino-acid sequence MLRRGSGPLLWLSLQAALVLVSCFTDMETGPGAGVSTQPNGDRFKIEGRAIVPGLKTQDWVSTARVLVEGEEYVGFLRTDGSFAVNDIPSGSYVVEVVTPTYRFEPVRVDITSKGKMRARLVNYIKTSEVIRQPYPLQVRAVGPHSYFMKRETWGWTDFLMNPMVMMMVLPLLIIVLLPKVVNTNDPEMRKEMEQSMNMLNPNPELPDVSELMTKLFSGGSKGPSKAGSSSKGSRPAAKRR is encoded by the exons ATGTTGCGGAGGGGAAGCGGGCCGCTGCTATGGCTTTCCCTGCAAGCTGCGCTCGTCCTGGTTAGCTGTTTCACCGACATGGAAACGGGGCCTGGTGCAGGCGTATCAACGCAGCCGAACGGAGATAGGTTCAAAATTGAGGGAAGAGCGATAGTACCCGGCCTGAAAACACAAGACTGGGTCTCCACGGCCAGAGTCCTCGTGGAGGGCGAGGAATACGTGGGGTTTCTGAG aactgATGGGAGTTTTGCTGTGAATGACATCCCTTCAGGATCTTATGTTGTGGAAGTTGTTACCCCTACATATAGGTTCGAACCCGTACGCGTCGATATCACTTCCAAGGGGAAAATGAG GGCGCGTCTTGTGAACTACATAAAGACGTCAGAGGTGATTCGTCAGCCTTATCCACTTCAGGTCCGAGCTGTTGGTCCTCACAGCTACTTCATGAAGAGGGAAACCTGGGGCTGGACAGACTTCCTCATGAACCCAAtg gtgatgatgatggttttACCTCTGCTCATAATTGTTCTGCTGCCTAAAGTGGTCAACACCAATGACCCAGAGATGAGAAAG GAAATGGAGCAGTCCATGAACATGCTGAACCCCAACCCTGAGCTTCCAGACGTCTCTGAGCTCATGACCAAGCTCTTCTCTGGCGGCTCCAAGGGTCCCAGCAaggcaggcagcagcagcaagggCAGCAGGCCAGCAGCCAAGAGGAGGTAG
- the katnbl1 gene encoding KATNB1-like protein 1 isoform X2, whose product MANKENEVTCSDGVRGVHSGPPTSSAEASKMAGASSKYADFAELTKDHEAMSHILFGRDLRLKVALTLWRRNASELVSYLIRIQDTGVLLDCLPVLTNNLQTEASSLSLGCCVDLMPQVKVILSSKYEEHITVGLHWVQSVVRKWWPELSKAEKRLRGSCSEDRNMDVMKQRLKDLWKEGSRLCLVPGSVGELAKAVEAHLSQLP is encoded by the exons ATGGCCAACAAGGAAAATGAGGTGACGTGCTCCGATGGTGTGCGGGGCGTTCACTCCGGGCCGCCGACGAGCTCTGCTGAGGCTTCCAAGATGGCCGGCGCCAGCTCCAAGTACGCCGACTTTGCCGAG ttaaCAAAGGACCACGAAGCGATGTCTCACATTCTCTTTGGAAGAGATCTCCGTCTTAAAGTAGCTCTGACACTATGGCGAAGGAACGCCAGCGAGTTGGTGTCCTACCTGATAAG AATACAAGACACGGGGGTGCTGCTTGACTGCTTGCCCGTCTTAACAAACAA CCTTCAAACTGAAGCATCAAGTTTGTCACTTGGTTGCTGTGTGGACCTCATGCCTCAAGTCAAAGTGATACTTTCCAGTAAATATGAAGA aCACATAACGGTGGGTTTACACTGGGTTCAGTCCGTCGTCAGAAAGTGGTGGCCTGAACTTTCCAAAGCTGAGAAGAGACTGCGGGGCAGTTGTTCAGAGGACAG GAACATGGACGTCATGAAGCAGCGATTAAAGGACTTGTGGAAGGAAGGATCTCGGTTATGTCTGGTTCCTGGATCTGTGGGAGAGTTGGCGAAA GCCGTTGAAGCTCATCTATCTCAACTGCCCTGA
- the chrm5b gene encoding muscarinic acetylcholine receptor M5b, translating into MDLQNSTFGNTSHAHSLWEVITIASVSAIVSLITIVGNVLVLLSFKVNSQLKTVNNYYLLSLAFADLIIGVLSMNLYTTYILMGYWSLGNIACDLWLAVDYVASNASVMNLLVISFDRYFSITRPLTYRAKRTPKRAAIMIGMAWLVSFVLWAPPILCWQYFVGERKVPLDQCQIQFLTEPVITFGTAIAAFYIPVSVMTILYCRIYKETQRRTKDLAELQGLTTGNVPEGTKPQKTIIRSCFHFPRERRDQSQASWSSSNQSNVTKMTTRSDEAWAKADQITSFNSYTSSEEEEHHVSIETPQGSFREQQVGQTNKNGEVLDFTEEEYCSTPQKKNHKSLISYKFKHSSKSQNDNPESPKPCPPEPERPAKKASTSSSSTTSKPIDSALKNQITKRKRMVLVKEKKAAQTLSAILLAFILTWTPYNIMVLISTFCVDCIPLSLWHLGYWLCYVNSTINPMCYALCNKTFQKTFRMLLLCQWRRRRRGKDKLCWSAQNPNVNSKMN; encoded by the coding sequence ATGGATCTCCAAAACAGCACTTTTGGCAATACGTCACACGCTCACAGCCTTTGGGAGGTCATAACCATCGCTTCAGTGTCAGCCATCGTCAGCCTTATAACTATAGTTGGAAACGTATTGGTGCTGCTGTCGTTCAAAGTAAACAGCCAGCTGAAGACGGTAAACAACTACTACCTGCTCAGTCTGGCCTTCGCAGACCTCATCATAGGAGTCCTGTCCATGAACTTATACACCACGTACATATTGATGGGCTACTGGTCGTTGGGGAACATCGCATGCGATCTCTGGCTGGCAGTGGATTATGTGGCCAGCAATGCTTCAGTCATGAACTTGCTTGTGATCAGCTTTGACAGATACTTTTCCATCACAAGGCCGCTGACTTATAGGGCAAAGCGGACTCCGAAGAGAGCCGCCATTATGATCGGCATGGCTTGGCTGGTGTCTTTTGTCCTTTGGGCACCACCCATTCTTTGCTGGCAGTACTTTGTGGGAGAGAGAAAAGTTCCCCTCGACCAGTGCCAGATCCAGTTTTTAACCGAGCCCGTGATCACATTTGGGACGGCAATCGCTGCTTTCTACATCCCCGTCTCGGTTATGACCATCCTCTACTGCAGAATCTACAAGGAGACGCAAAGACGGACAAAGGACCTCGCAGAGCTTCAAGGGCTCACAACGGGGAACGTGCCAGAAGGGACTAAACCACAGAAAACAATCATCCGTTCTTGCTTTCATTTCCCCAGGGAAAGAAGAGACCAGAGTCAGGCCTCCTGGTCCTCTTCAAATCAAAGTAATGTTACTAAAATGACCACCAGGTCAGACGAAGCATGGGCAAAAGCAGATCAGATTACGTCTTTTAACAGCTACACGTcatcagaggaggaggagcatcACGTTTCAATAGAAACCCCACAAGGATCGTTCAGAGAACAGCAGGTTGGACAAACTAACAAGAACGGGGAGGTTCTGGATTTTACCGAGGAGGAGTATTGTTCCACTCCACAGAAGAAGAACCATAAAAGCTTGATCTCTTACAAGTTCAAACACAGCTCAAAGAGTCAAAACGACAATCCAGAAAGTCCAAAGCCGTGCCCTCCAGAGCCCGAGCGGCCGGCCAAAAAGGCCTCCACCTCTTCATCCTCCACCACCTCAAAGCCCATAGACTCCGCTCTGAAGAACCAGATCACCAAGAGGAAAAGGATGGTGCTTGTGAAGGAGAAGAAGGCAGCCCAGACCCTCAGTGCCATCCTGCTGGCCTTCATCCTCACATGGACGCCGTACAACATCATGGTCCTCATCTCCACCTTCTGCGTTGACTGCATCCCTCTGTCCCTCTGGCACTTGGGCTACTGGCTGTGCTACGTGAACAGCACCATCAACCCCATGTGCTACGCTCTTTGCAACAAGACCTTCCAGAAGACCTTCCGCATGCTTCTGCTCTGccagtggaggaggaggaggcggggcAAGGACAAGCTGTGCTGGAGCGCCCAGAATCCAAACGTCAACAGTAAAATGAACTGA